aatgaaCTAACATTTCTTGTCTTAACGACAAGTAAAaagatatggagggagtatttgttTATTGTGGAATTCCTCTGTTGCTGCTCACGTTAGCCCGAGAAGGAATTTTAGTTGCTGCATGTAGTTCATTGGCAGGAAATATTCGACTTGAGAATTTAAGGAGAGTTTTATTTTATACGTACACCGTGAAAGATAAGATTGGGAAATTGATTTGGGCATCGTAGGCGTGTCCTTATATCACACAGTGCGCGCGATATTGTTGGGACCAGTACAAAGTTTTTGTCAACTAACCCTTTTCGTTGAAAGTTTATTTATGCTGTCAGATATAGTATAGGAAGGTAGCTAGGTATAGTGAAGCCCGAAGAAAACAGATGTAGTAGTGCTCAACCATAAATGGTGGAAAAGGCAAAACTGCAGCAAAACTACTTGTTCAGCATGTAACTGATCAGGTCCACATGGAAGACAAATTGAAGTTAGCATGCACGCAATCAAGCAGCAGATCTAAGGCCATTATTCAGGCAAGCTAGCTATGATTGATCGAGATAATCACTGACGCATTGCATATTTGCATACTACAGGCTTTACTGATCGTAAAATCTACCCAGTAAGTAGAGAGCATGGCGGACACACGTTGATGATGACCAATCCTACTACCTACCTACTTGGCTACTCTCGTCGCTGTGGGCCTTTCGCCAACCTCATCattcatctgctgctgctgcttcttcttcttttccttcttcttctccttcttctccctcctggACTAGCATGGCCGCCACCTCCTCGTCGCTGAGGGTCTCCTCGACCTCGGCGTACCCCTTTGGTGCGCTACTGATGGAGGATGTCGGCTTCCAGATCGTTGaccctcttcatggcggcggcggcgctcgccaccaAGGCGTGGTGGCCGGGCGTGCCCAACCTGTCGAGGACCTCGTCCGAGAAGACGGGCAAGGGCCGGGCGGGCGGCTGCCTGAGCATCGAGTCGATGATAAACTGGTCCACCCTCACCAGCCTGGTCCTCGGCCTCCCCGCcccagccgccgtcgccggcttgGCCTCGCCGCCCGTCGTATTCGCCATCGCCTCCTCATCCCTCTCCATGATCTCTTCGCGAACTCGTCTAGCTTTTTTTTTCGAGAAATTGTAGCTTTTTTTATGAGAGGTAGATTCCCTTGGACCGGTGAGATATAGGAGCTAGCACTCCACACCCAAAACaaccactccactccaccaactccactccactccactggTTATAGTCCAATCTATTTGGATATTCTATAGCTCCACTCCACAACTCTAGAAGGCCAGCCTATTTAAACTCTCCTCactcccacgtgggtcccgcttGTCAGGTACTTCTTCTACCTCCACCCCACCTTTCCTCTTCATACACCTTGGTGAGCCCATgcaagcggcggcgccagcgggaGCCTGCGAGCCCGCGCGGAGGCCTCGAGCCCCAGCGGCGGCCGCGCGTCCCGGCGGGAGCGGCGAGCCCGCGCGGAGGCCTCGAGCCCCGTCGGCGCGGCGAATCCCGGCGGCAGCTGCGAGCCCGCGCAGAGGCCTCGAGCCCcgtcggcgcggcggtggccgcgggTCCCGGCGGGAGCTGCGAGCCCGCGCAGAGGCCGCGAGCCCCAGTGGCGGCTGCGAGTCCCGGCGGAGCTGGAGgccagcgggggcgccggagcccTCGAGCTCGAGCCCCGGCGGCGAGCTACGCGTCGGTTGCGGCGAACGGCGCGTCtgccgggcgacggcggcggcgagctcctgtGGTGGCGGCCCCGAGacccagaggcggcggcggcggggctgcgaGCCCTGGCAGCGCCAGCCGCGAGCCGGCAAGGAGGGCGcgggccccggcgccggcgcgagctTGGGCAGCGGCGGCCACGACCTCCGGTAGCGGTGCGAGCCcgcgtaggcggcggcggcggcgacgagggccatgagctccggcggcgagggccgtgAGCTCCGACGACGGGACTccgtgcggcggcgaggccatGGGCAGCGGAGGGCTCGGCCGCGGGGGCGGGGCCATGGGCAGGGGCAGCGGACCGAGGAGGGAGGAACGGTTGTTgactttgtctttttttttctgaagggGTATGGGAATACATAACCGGTGGCATTGtggcattggtgggtaattTCCAGCAACTCAACCAGCTACAAGAATTGATGGAGCACCTCTTGAGGAGCTCCACAAAAAACATGGAGTGGAGCTAGTTTTTGATAGAGTGGAGTGGAGTTGGAAAAGATGTTTGGATATTTTTTTATGGAGTGGAGCCAAATTTGATGGAGTGGAGTGCTCTCAAACACCCCCATATATGCCTGGCCCAAAGCTAGGCGACCCGTCTCCAATCCGTCGTCGTCGTACAGCTCTCTCCGTGGGCCCATCTCAAATCACATTGgcttaagagcaactccaacagattgatcttcCACTTTTCTCTTTCTCACCATATAGGGAAATTCACTTTCTCAATTTTAACATATATGAAAGAAATGCTCCAGCAGATTAATTTTTCCCCTTTCTGTATGGAAAGGGAGATGTGATGTCTCCTTTTTCTATTGGGGATTGGAGAGAAATTATTGGgaattgagaaaaaataaagggaaacagagatgaaaaatcaatctgctgaAGTAGATTTTTTCAACATCAATCCCGAAAACAGGGAAAGGAAAAAGGGGAAGATCAATCTGGTGGAGTTACTAGTTATATGGGCCTGACCCGGTAAGAAAACTGGGCCGAAGCAAGCCCACCCACTAGCCAGTAGCCACGAGAGGAAGGGGCTTTTTCCTCACGTGGGGCCCAACAGCGCTCTCGCTGGCTGGAGCCCACCACGGCGCACGACGTGGAGGCCCGGCCGGCGCGGGGCAGACCAGACAGCCGCGTCATCAGGAATTAGGAGCCCAATCACGCCGCGCCACGACAGCATTATCCGCTCCGGATGTTTATTCCACGAGGCACGACGAGGCTTTGCTGTCCCTGTCGCCGTCGACCTCGCCCTCCGAGAGCGACGTGCCGTTTTGATTTCATTTCATTTTATTTCTTgcccgcgcgggcgcggcgcggcggcgcttcgccGGAGGGCGACGGGAACCGCGGATGCCGTGCAGCTTGAAGAAGATCAGGAGCTAGAAAGAAGAAGCGAAAGGACCAACTAAAAAAAGAGGGTACAAAGATGGCAATACTCCAAGTTGAGAGAAAGCTtgtttgcttcttcttttttttgccaGCAAATTAATACTTGTATCTTGAGCCAACACTAACTTCTTTTGAGTGTAGCTAAGACTAACTTGGGAGAGATGCTCTTTGACACAAACTAGCTAACAGGTGCTAAGCTTGATCATAGAGATGGCCATGTCGAGTTGCCACAACAGCTCGCTTTTGCTGGATCGTTGTCGTCCATATAACACAGCGGCAAGAATTAACTTGGCTTTCCAAATGAAGCCTAGACTTCCTTGCACTTAGTATTAGATAACATGACATATATAATAGAATGAATGAATGTTTACACAAAGAAGAATATGAATGAAATCACTTATTAGGACGTGCTGCAAAGGAGGCTGACACGCGGGCCCAGCTCCTCTTGTCTATCCTCGTTGGCTACCGTGGATTCGCGGTCGCCGGATCAAGCTCCACACCGATCCGACCGGACCAGACCGCAGCGCAGATCGATCTCACTTGCCTGGCTCGGGCTCCGGCTCCCCATCATCCATCATCAACTTCCTCTCCCCGCTTCCGTTTCGAGCCTCCCCGCCCCGACGACGATCCCAATCCCGCACGCCGCGCGCCcaccgccgcggagctcgggCCGCAATGCCCGCGCCCCCGGACCCGCCGGCCCCCGCCGACGCCCCCGCCCCGGACCCGGACCCGGATCCTgctcccccgcccccgcccgcgcccgcgcccgcgcccgccgatGAGGAGGACGACCGCGTCTTCCTCGTGCCCCGCAGGTGAGCGCAgccctaaccctagcccccgGGCCCCgatcgggcgccgccgccccctcactGGCTCACGAGATGCGATAAAGACGCGGTCGGGCGCGCGCAGGTGGTGGAAGGAGGCGCAGGAGGGCGCGGCGATCGACGCGGCCGGGCTGCCCtacgcggccgcgccggcggggcCGACCTCCTACGGCATGAGGATGCTCAGCATCTTCATCTCCGACCAGGCCTACACCCTCCGCCGCGTGGACGACCTCCTCAACCAGCAGGCCCCCGACGCCTCGCACTCGCacgcgctcctcgccgccgacctcTTCACCAAGGCGCGGGACTGGTGAGACTGGCTGCCCCCCCGCTCCGTTCTTCTCATTCTGCTCCTTGGATGGTCGTACGGTAGGTTGTGCTGTTAGATGCCCCGCCAGATTTATTATTATTTCGGATGAGCTGCTTGTGTGGTAGTAGTGGACAGCAATGCGTAGGGTGATCAGCTTGTATCTGATGCACATGTCTCTGGCCAGGGCCTAGGTACTGTAAGCACTAGCTGTTTGCGGTTCTGCATTGCAACAGTAACCCTGCTGTGCGATTCGGTGCATCGGATATGGCAGTCCTATATTGAGTATAGTTTTGAAGTGTTGAATAGACAACCTGCGTAGGGTGATCGGCCTGTATCCGATGCACACGCGTGGCCAGGGACTAGTTGGTAGTAGATGTCTGTGATTCTGCATTGTAACAGTCATGCCGCCGTGCAATATGGTGCATCGAATATGGCGATCCTGTGTTGGAATCGTTTTGAAGTGTTACACTTGCTGCTGAAAATGAGAGTGGATAAGTTTTTCTTTTTATGTGGATAATTTAGTATTAACTGTTTGTTGCCTTTTTTTGTGTAAGTGACACTGATGATTGGTTGCGGTGCATGCCGACAATCCGTTCAGGCGCCAGTGAGCTGTTTTCTGGTAGTACGTAACGTATGGCCCTATTTGGATGGATTCGATTCACCGACTTTGTAGTAATGGCTCCTGCGCACAGTCGTTTAGTTTTGTGCATATATTCATGGACTGCATGCAAACATGGTGAGCACCGAGCACTGGAGGTGATACTCCTTGTCTTTCTTGGAAAGTCTGGAAACTATAATGGCATATGATGGGTTATTAAATGTCCAGCGTCCGTATTGATGGTGCTTCTACAGATCCAGTTTTAGCTTCCATAAGGAGACCATACTGCAATTCTGgagtcctcttttttttttttttttgctgaactGTGCTACAAAGGCACAAAGCCCTGGACTTTTTCTCTTTGCTGAACTGTGCTATAAAGCCTTGGTTCATCCACACTTGTTAGAACTTAGAACATTGATGCGATGAATTTAAACACAACTTCTTGTGGAGAATCTCTTTGAAGCTTTATGTGGGATTAATAGCCTACGGTTGCTTCGAATGCATTAAAGCCTCAAGCAACACAGAGCGACAAATCTGGTGTTACTTTGAGGCTTTCATCAGGATGGATGGCTTAGAGAAAGAAATCTAGTCCTAACTTTGgaaacattttttttccttaaaTTTTCAAACCATTGAAACATATATTTCTGAATGGGAGAAACCCTTTTCATGTATGCAGTGTTGCATTTGATAGTTAAGGCTAGCAGTCTTTGAATTATACGCTCAGCTGCCTGGGTATATTTCTCATTTATTTTGTTTACATGatgattttctattttctttcctgCACAGCTTACCTTAATTTTTTCACATAGGCATATTGATTCTGTCAAGTCCGTTGGCAAAAATTCTTCCCATACTGAAGATGGCTCAGTGAATATTTACCCTATAATGCTAAGAGT
The nucleotide sequence above comes from Panicum virgatum strain AP13 chromosome 3K, P.virgatum_v5, whole genome shotgun sequence. Encoded proteins:
- the LOC120701150 gene encoding translation initiation factor IF-2-like, which produces MQAAAPAGACEPARRPRAPAAAARPGGSGEPARRPRAPSARRIPAAAASPRRGLEPRRRGGGRGSRRELRARAEAASPSGGCESRRSWRPAGAPEPSSSSPGGELRVGCGERRVCRATAAASSCGGGPETQRRRRRGCEPWQRQPRAGKEGAGPGAGASLGSGGHDLR